Genomic segment of Verrucomicrobium sp.:
GACCTGGATGGAGACGTCGTCCGGGATGCGGTTCTCCTCGATCAGGCGGCGCATGAACTCGTATTCCGTCTGGGAGGCGGAGGGGAAGCCGACCTCGATCTCCTTGAAGCCGATCTTCACCAGGGTCTCGAAGAGCTCCAGCTTCCGCGGCACGTCCATGGGGATGGCCAGGGCCTGGTTGCCGTCGCGCAGGTCGACGCTGCACCATTGCGGGGCCTTGGTGAGGGTGCGCGCGGGCCATTGCCGGTCCGGCAGGTCGATCGGCGGGAAGGGGCGGTATTTCTTGGAAGGGTCGGAGATCATGGTGTTAAAGGGGGTGAAGGGTGGAAGAGACGGGGGAGCGATACCCGGTCGCTTCGAGGAAGGGAGATGCGGCGGCGGCCCTGAAAAGTGGATGCCCCGATTTACTCCCGAGCCTGAAGGCCGGGCCCGGTAAGTCGAAGGAGCCGCTGCATGAGGGGGGAAAGATGGGCCGCCCGAAAAAGGAAGTCAAGCTGGCTACCGCACCCGGGGCAGGCCTCCGGCGGCCTCCGGCCCGGCATCGGCCGCGCGCTGGAAGGCCCGTTTTTCCAGGGCGCGCTGCTTTTCCGCCGGGGCCATCGCGGCACGGTAGGCTTCCTCGGAAAGTTCCCCGCCCAGGAAGGCGGTGGTGAGGCGGTAGATCTCCCGCCGCGCCGGGCTGGCGGAGGAGCGGGCGGGATCGGAGTTGTCGGCCAGGTCGCCCAGCTTGGCCAGGGCGGCGGCAGGGTGCCGGGAGAGTTTCACCGCGTAGTCGGCGTAGGATTCGCCGGGCGCGTGGGTCAGGAGAGTGACGACTTCCAGGACCTCCTCCGGCAGGCCGCGGCGGCGCAGGTAGGTCAGGTTGAAGCCCCGGTCGAGGCCGTGGTCCTCGGCGACGTCGTGGATCGCCGCGGCGCAGAGGGCCAGGTCGAGCGTCCGGTTGTCGACGCCCCGCTCCGCCGCCAGGCGGCGGATGTGGCTGCAGGCCCGCTCGTAGTGCTCCACGTAGGGTTTCCCCTGGTCGTCAAAGTCGCCCTTATGTGCCTGGGCGGCAATGCGATGGAGAGTCGGGGCCAGCTTGCCGTAAAGCGGGGTCACGGGAACGACGGTAGGTCGGCGGGTCGCCCTTGTCTATCGGGGAAAGGAATCCTATATTTAGGGAACATGGGCCTGCGCGCGCTTTTCCTGGCGTTCTTTTCCCTCCTGGCGGTGGCGCAGGCCGCGCCGCCGGTCGTCTACGTCATCCCGGTGCGGGAGGAGATCGGGCCGACGACCGCCGCCCTGGTCCGCCGGGGAGTCCGGGAGGCCTCCGCCCGCCACGCCGCCGCCCTGGTCCTGGCGCTCGACACCTACGGCGGCCGCGCCGATGCGATGGAGGAGGTCATCCGCGCCGTGGAAAGCTTCCCTCAGCAGGAAAAGACCTACGCCTACGTCGACCCGAAGGCGGGCTCCGCCGGCGCCCTCATCGCCTCCTCCGCGCGGCACATCGTCATGGCGCCCGGCGCCGTCATCGGCGCGGCGACGCCGATCCTGGCCACCGACTCGGGCGAGGTGAAGGCGCTGCCGGAGAGCTACGAGAAGAAGATGCTCTCCTTCATGGACGGCATGGGCCGGGCGACCGCCGCGCGCCACGGCCACAACCCCGACGTCTTCACCGCGATGATCGACCGGGGCGAGGGGCTGCGCGTGGGCGGGACGGAGATCCTGCCGAAGGGGAAGATCCTGACCCTCACCAACACGGAGGCGGAAAAGCGCTACGGCCAGCCGCCCCGGCCTCTCCTTTCCGAGGGGACGGTGCCGAGCCTGGCCGCCGTCGCCGCCCTGGCGGGCGGGACGGAAGCGGAAATCGTGGAGCTGAAGCCGACCGGCTTCGAGCGGATCGCCCGCTTCCTCGTTTCCATCGCGCCGATCCTCCTCTCCGCGGGGATGATCCTGGCCTACCTGGAGTTCAAGGCCCCGGGGACGATGGTCTGCGGCATCCTTTCCGCGCTCTGCTTTCTCCTCTTTTTCTTCGGCCAATACGTCGCGGGCCTCAGCGGCTATGAGCCGGCGGCGTTCTTCCTCCTGGG
This window contains:
- a CDS encoding HD domain-containing protein, yielding MTPLYGKLAPTLHRIAAQAHKGDFDDQGKPYVEHYERACSHIRRLAAERGVDNRTLDLALCAAAIHDVAEDHGLDRGFNLTYLRRRGLPEEVLEVVTLLTHAPGESYADYAVKLSRHPAAALAKLGDLADNSDPARSSASPARREIYRLTTAFLGGELSEEAYRAAMAPAEKQRALEKRAFQRAADAGPEAAGGLPRVR
- a CDS encoding NfeD family protein: MGLRALFLAFFSLLAVAQAAPPVVYVIPVREEIGPTTAALVRRGVREASARHAAALVLALDTYGGRADAMEEVIRAVESFPQQEKTYAYVDPKAGSAGALIASSARHIVMAPGAVIGAATPILATDSGEVKALPESYEKKMLSFMDGMGRATAARHGHNPDVFTAMIDRGEGLRVGGTEILPKGKILTLTNTEAEKRYGQPPRPLLSEGTVPSLAAVAALAGGTEAEIVELKPTGFERIARFLVSIAPILLSAGMILAYLEFKAPGTMVCGILSALCFLLFFFGQYVAGLSGYEPAAFFLLGAALVGVELFLLPGLVVPVATGLLLILAAILTAMADLPPASHSLPTLAQLRLPLWKLTAALALSVGAIALLARYLPRAGFTRSLERATIVGAPVLDRPAAHVAVGEEGEAVTLLRPAGTAQFGGRRIDVVSDGAFVPAGARVRVAQVEGIRVIVRPV